In one window of Chryseobacterium sp. JV274 DNA:
- a CDS encoding pesticidal protein Cry7Aa, with amino-acid sequence MVSLKKDGIILRKTTLDFESEGVLNPAVVKDNGKIHLFYRALAKNNFSSIGYCILSDYKTIETRLSKPVIIPEFEYEKHGVEDPRIVKIDHLFYLTYTSYDGINALGTLAVSEDLTSWQKKGIIVPKIPYNKFRFLSESQGEIAEKYRRFNKLPPTLTKDKDVFLWDKNVIFFPRRINGKLYFLHRIRPDIQIVGIKNIEDLNPDFWKDYFLHFKDHIILSPLYEHEVSYIGGGCPPIETEHGWLLIYHGVHDTIEGYVYSACAALLDLNTPEKEISRLPYPLFKPEEEWEQKGEVNNVCFPTGAIAEGDTLHIYYGAADKRIAVASLNIPELLKELLQYTS; translated from the coding sequence ATGGTATCCCTGAAAAAAGACGGAATTATACTCAGAAAAACGACTTTAGACTTTGAGAGTGAAGGTGTTTTAAACCCCGCGGTTGTTAAGGATAACGGAAAAATACATTTATTTTACAGGGCTCTTGCAAAGAATAATTTCTCCAGTATCGGATACTGTATACTATCAGATTATAAGACAATAGAAACCCGGTTGAGCAAGCCGGTTATCATCCCCGAGTTTGAATACGAAAAACATGGTGTTGAAGATCCAAGAATCGTAAAAATCGATCATTTGTTTTATCTTACCTATACCAGTTATGACGGGATTAATGCACTGGGAACACTTGCTGTATCGGAGGATCTTACGTCATGGCAAAAAAAGGGCATAATTGTTCCCAAAATTCCATACAACAAGTTTAGATTTTTATCAGAATCCCAAGGTGAAATAGCAGAAAAGTACAGACGTTTCAACAAACTCCCCCCTACTCTTACAAAGGATAAAGATGTCTTCCTGTGGGATAAAAATGTGATATTTTTCCCAAGAAGGATTAACGGTAAGCTTTATTTTCTTCATCGCATAAGACCCGATATTCAAATTGTAGGTATAAAAAACATTGAAGATCTGAATCCTGATTTCTGGAAAGATTATTTCCTTCACTTTAAAGATCATATTATATTATCTCCCCTGTATGAGCATGAAGTAAGCTACATTGGCGGAGGATGTCCCCCTATAGAAACCGAGCATGGGTGGCTTTTGATATACCATGGCGTACATGATACTATTGAAGGATATGTTTACAGTGCATGTGCTGCTTTACTGGATCTTAATACTCCCGAAAAAGAAATTTCAAGGCTTCCTTACCCTCTTTTCAAACCCGAAGAAGAATGGGAACAGAAGGGAGAAGTGAACAATGTCTGTTTCCCTACCGGAGCCATTGCAGAAGGAGATACACTCCATATTTACTACGGAGCTGCAGATAAAAGAATTGCTGTTGCTTCTTTAAATATCCCGGAATTACTGAAGGAATTACTACAGTATACATCATAA
- a CDS encoding helix-turn-helix domain-containing protein has product MKLYIKYMVSLRCKMVVHQELERLGIKNAIVDLGTVELLDDISVELRQILKENLLKTGLEILDDKKSILIEKIKNVVIEMIHYSDALPKENFSDYISEKLGYDYTYLANTFSEVKGMTLQHFIIINKVEKVKELLLYDELNLTEISYKLNYSSVAHLSNQFKKITGLSPSFYKQLKQRRLGNLEDL; this is encoded by the coding sequence ATGAAGTTGTATATAAAATATATGGTAAGTTTGCGCTGCAAAATGGTTGTTCATCAGGAATTGGAAAGGCTGGGCATTAAAAATGCTATTGTAGATTTGGGAACTGTAGAATTATTGGATGATATCAGCGTTGAACTAAGACAAATTCTAAAAGAAAACTTACTTAAAACAGGGCTTGAGATATTAGATGACAAAAAAAGCATCCTGATAGAGAAAATAAAAAATGTAGTCATAGAAATGATTCATTATTCAGATGCACTCCCAAAAGAAAACTTCTCAGATTATATAAGTGAAAAATTAGGATATGATTATACCTACCTTGCGAACACCTTTTCTGAAGTGAAAGGAATGACCCTGCAACATTTTATCATTATTAATAAAGTAGAAAAGGTGAAAGAATTATTGTTGTATGATGAACTCAATCTTACAGAAATCTCCTATAAACTCAATTACAGTAGTGTGGCCCATCTTTCTAACCAGTTTAAAAAGATTACAGGTCTTTCCCCTTCATTTTATAAACAGTTGAAACAAAGACGTCTTGGAAACCTGGAAGACTTATAA
- a CDS encoding heme oxygenase encodes MKTIHLFQFKNSISRKLPFFKEECRLDNLNDLMVYDLMNTEKVTEFIIEVHDDFIFEDMTKGDLLSMCGNAKEMIEHYFVTTMNDYDVI; translated from the coding sequence ATGAAAACAATACATCTTTTTCAGTTTAAGAATTCCATTTCCCGAAAGCTTCCTTTTTTTAAGGAAGAATGTAGATTAGATAATTTAAATGATTTAATGGTCTATGACCTAATGAACACCGAAAAAGTGACCGAGTTCATTATTGAGGTTCATGATGATTTTATTTTTGAAGATATGACCAAAGGAGATCTTTTGTCAATGTGCGGAAATGCAAAGGAAATGATTGAGCATTATTTTGTAACAACAATGAATGATTATGACGTTATCTGA
- a CDS encoding sensor histidine kinase yields the protein MNIKILLIFFFSSLVYALCQMFFSIIVMKEDLWRNFHIQLSAHYVVIIAMCMADYGLLLLLNKHLPYSKNIFFRIMADIVGITAICLILLLIFNFLIYHVFLVPEQGLPPFIVKFAFAMTTNVPILLVFELIHYFQSEQKAIADSEKAKREVLLFQHETLRSQINPHFLFNSLNVLSSLIYINQENANKFTKALSKTYRYVLSLTQQPMVSVADELDALDSYIFLMRTRFENSFTFLVDKMANCEQNKIIPLTLQLLIENAFKHNIATEESLLNIKITIDNAYITVENNIHPSRSVDNGGIGLKYIAKQYKVYAKEVIVVHTDHLFIVKIPYIQP from the coding sequence ATGAATATAAAAATACTGCTTATCTTTTTCTTTTCGTCTCTGGTCTATGCTTTGTGCCAAATGTTTTTTAGCATTATTGTGATGAAAGAAGATTTATGGAGAAACTTTCACATACAGCTTTCAGCACATTATGTCGTTATCATTGCCATGTGTATGGCAGATTACGGACTGCTGTTGTTATTGAATAAGCATCTGCCGTACTCCAAAAATATCTTTTTTCGTATTATGGCCGATATTGTAGGTATCACAGCTATATGCCTGATCTTATTATTGATATTTAATTTTTTGATATATCATGTGTTCCTTGTTCCTGAGCAGGGGTTACCACCTTTTATTGTCAAATTCGCATTTGCAATGACGACTAATGTTCCTATTCTACTTGTGTTTGAGCTGATCCATTATTTCCAGTCCGAACAAAAAGCGATAGCTGATTCCGAAAAAGCCAAACGTGAGGTTCTATTATTTCAGCACGAGACATTGCGGTCACAGATTAACCCACATTTCCTGTTTAATTCACTGAATGTACTTTCCTCACTAATCTACATTAATCAGGAAAATGCCAATAAATTTACAAAAGCCCTATCGAAGACCTATCGCTATGTGCTTTCCCTTACCCAGCAGCCAATGGTTTCTGTTGCAGATGAACTGGATGCTCTGGATTCATATATTTTCCTGATGCGGACGAGATTTGAAAACTCTTTTACTTTCTTAGTGGATAAAATGGCTAACTGCGAACAGAACAAGATCATTCCCCTTACCCTGCAATTACTTATAGAGAATGCATTCAAGCACAACATCGCTACCGAAGAATCATTATTGAATATAAAAATCACTATTGATAATGCTTATATCACGGTCGAAAACAACATCCATCCATCAAGAAGTGTAGATAATGGTGGAATCGGTTTGAAATATATTGCCAAACAATATAAAGTATATGCTAAAGAGGTCATAGTAGTGCATACAGACCATCTTTTTATTGTTAAAATCCCTTATATCCAACCATGA
- a CDS encoding LytR/AlgR family response regulator transcription factor yields MKHLIVEDERFAYEELKRMMTKLRPGYQLEKQTKTVIDTIEFLKESAVDLILMDIRLADGNCFEIFNHVEVITPVIFTTAYDEHAIKAFKLNSIDYLLKPFNESELEVALTKFEHIFHSCTYRSTPKNFEQILSLKTKNRFLISKGENYHYIETKEIAYFYSEDGVVFLHTFSDRRFIVNYTLDQLEQQLDSRLFFRVSRNCIGNVKAIINVAKYFNSRLKLFFLPECPHEVLVSRVRVPDFLKWMDGVVE; encoded by the coding sequence ATGAAGCACTTGATTGTAGAAGACGAGCGTTTCGCGTATGAAGAACTGAAACGCATGATGACTAAATTGCGCCCGGGCTATCAGCTGGAGAAGCAAACCAAAACGGTCATCGATACCATAGAATTCTTGAAAGAATCCGCTGTTGACCTGATTCTCATGGATATTCGTCTTGCGGATGGTAATTGTTTCGAGATATTTAATCATGTAGAGGTTATCACGCCCGTTATATTTACAACTGCTTACGATGAACATGCCATCAAAGCCTTTAAGCTGAACAGCATCGATTACCTGTTAAAACCATTTAATGAGAGCGAATTAGAGGTAGCATTGACCAAGTTTGAGCACATATTCCATAGCTGTACTTATAGAAGTACTCCAAAGAATTTTGAGCAGATACTATCGCTCAAGACCAAAAATCGTTTCCTGATATCCAAAGGCGAAAACTATCACTATATAGAGACAAAGGAAATTGCCTACTTTTATAGCGAAGATGGAGTAGTTTTCCTCCATACATTCAGCGATAGGCGGTTTATCGTTAATTATACCTTAGACCAATTGGAACAACAACTTGATAGTCGTTTGTTTTTCCGTGTGTCACGTAACTGCATTGGAAATGTAAAAGCAATTATAAATGTTGCCAAGTACTTTAACAGTCGTTTGAAACTTTTTTTTCTCCCCGAATGTCCACATGAAGTTTTGGTAAGCCGTGTACGTGTTCCTGATTTCCTGAAATGGATGGACGGAGTTGTGGAATAG
- a CDS encoding DUF6268 family outer membrane beta-barrel protein: MKFKSFILPTLVTLVYLQGKAQEVSFKTEYLGKSGYYYLPPGEKPREKIGDGKGSAMVYQAGVNIPLSTKLNENNRPTAWGIGLGGAYVSLKNKNFADDMVSEIMNLQLGIYHLRPLNDRWSMRANVGIGIFAPNTDLGKISIRNVLVSGGVVFIRHLNLNLDIGGGVAINSSLGYPMIFPAVYVKWKTNGKFDVNVELVDGLDVSAGYEFDDKFKLSYALEMNGQVALLKKDGKDVIFSHQYIVTGFRPEIKLGEKGLSVTGMAGLNLYRPASYNDRTLKGMFTGNNDYYFSISSYASVGLKMKF; the protein is encoded by the coding sequence ATGAAATTTAAATCATTCATATTACCAACGTTGGTAACATTGGTATATCTGCAGGGAAAAGCACAAGAAGTTTCTTTTAAGACGGAATACCTTGGAAAATCAGGATATTACTACCTACCCCCGGGTGAGAAACCAAGAGAAAAAATTGGTGATGGCAAAGGCTCCGCGATGGTTTATCAGGCAGGGGTCAACATACCCTTGTCCACGAAACTAAATGAAAACAATCGCCCGACTGCCTGGGGCATTGGTCTTGGCGGAGCATACGTTTCGTTGAAAAACAAAAATTTTGCAGATGACATGGTTTCGGAAATTATGAATTTACAATTGGGCATCTACCATTTACGTCCCCTGAACGACAGATGGTCTATGCGGGCAAATGTTGGTATTGGGATATTTGCTCCTAATACTGATCTTGGAAAAATCAGTATTAGAAATGTACTGGTAAGCGGAGGAGTTGTTTTTATCCGCCATCTGAACCTTAATTTGGATATCGGTGGAGGTGTAGCCATAAATAGCTCTTTAGGTTATCCGATGATATTTCCCGCTGTTTATGTCAAATGGAAAACCAACGGGAAATTTGACGTAAATGTTGAATTGGTCGATGGCCTGGATGTATCCGCAGGTTATGAATTCGATGACAAGTTTAAGCTTTCCTATGCCCTTGAGATGAACGGGCAGGTAGCTTTGTTGAAGAAAGATGGCAAGGATGTGATATTCTCCCACCAGTATATCGTTACCGGTTTCAGGCCTGAAATAAAACTTGGTGAAAAGGGATTATCGGTGACGGGTATGGCAGGGCTAAACCTGTACCGCCCTGCATCCTATAACGACCGGACTTTGAAAGGGATGTTTACGGGTAATAATGATTATTATTTTTCTATTTCCTCCTATGCGTCAGTTGGTTTAAAAATGAAGTTTTAG
- a CDS encoding lysophospholipid acyltransferase family protein yields MKMRQTLQTVAYRSVYIVAYALSLLPMAFLYAMASFAFFLVYYMIGYRKGVVIQNIARSFPDKRYGEIHAIVKKFYTCFVNYFAEIIKNISVSEKILDKRIKFENLELIDAHINAGRNVIACLGHCGNWEMLNFMPYKMQHDIYAIYKPLRSGVMNRLMIKLRSRFNMKLIPDNAVLCHVLTKKLNPAVYLFLSDQCPRIQDEKYRFTFLNQETYLFSGMEKLARKGRTAVVYLHITQLSKGSYKIVCVPMCSKAESVNEGEIAKKYIHLLTENIRQEPYGWLWTHKRWKR; encoded by the coding sequence ATGAAAATGAGACAAACCTTACAAACTGTTGCCTATAGAAGCGTTTATATTGTTGCCTATGCTCTGAGCCTGCTACCGATGGCATTCCTATATGCAATGGCTTCTTTTGCTTTTTTCTTGGTTTATTATATGATTGGGTACAGGAAAGGGGTAGTTATTCAAAACATCGCACGTTCCTTTCCTGATAAGCGTTATGGAGAAATCCATGCTATTGTAAAAAAGTTCTATACCTGTTTTGTAAACTATTTTGCCGAAATCATTAAAAATATTTCCGTTTCGGAAAAAATACTTGATAAAAGAATCAAATTTGAGAATTTGGAACTCATAGACGCGCATATAAATGCTGGGCGGAATGTCATTGCGTGCCTTGGACATTGTGGTAATTGGGAAATGCTCAATTTTATGCCTTATAAAATGCAGCATGATATATATGCTATATATAAACCCCTAAGGTCTGGCGTAATGAATAGGCTCATGATTAAACTCCGTTCACGTTTTAACATGAAATTGATTCCTGATAATGCAGTATTATGCCATGTGCTAACTAAAAAGCTAAATCCAGCAGTTTATCTTTTTCTTTCCGATCAATGTCCACGCATACAGGATGAAAAATACAGGTTTACTTTTTTGAACCAAGAAACTTACTTATTTTCAGGGATGGAAAAATTAGCTCGAAAAGGTCGAACAGCAGTTGTCTATCTGCACATCACACAGCTTTCAAAAGGAAGTTACAAGATCGTCTGTGTTCCAATGTGTTCTAAAGCAGAGTCAGTGAACGAAGGGGAAATAGCCAAGAAATACATTCACTTGCTAACAGAAAATATCAGGCAAGAACCATATGGCTGGCTATGGACTCATAAACGGTGGAAAAGATAA
- a CDS encoding helix-turn-helix domain-containing protein: MAENFSQGISIDRLHLKKSDFKTIQLREEATQSHRDEGHTFHILENGNVVIEIDFLKYKIMAPAVVYMHPNQVHRILDFTNMTVCSLSIKNENLNQEYLKFLEEIAPSTPLTLTNDISTIIFETFSLCLKFSTQKSNRLYHLLLKDSCNTLVGLFISAFLNQNMRLNSLSRFEIIAKSFNQLLEKNYCVLKRSAAYAKQLNISTHYLNESIKNITGLSVSQCIRERIILEAKRLLYHSDKSVKEIAFELGYDDYPYFSRLFTKTVGMSALAFRNKRHD; encoded by the coding sequence ATGGCAGAAAATTTCAGCCAAGGCATTTCTATTGATCGGCTCCATCTTAAAAAGTCTGATTTTAAAACGATTCAGCTAAGGGAGGAAGCAACGCAATCACATCGGGACGAAGGGCATACTTTTCATATACTTGAAAACGGAAACGTTGTTATTGAAATAGATTTTCTAAAATATAAAATCATGGCACCGGCTGTTGTTTATATGCATCCAAACCAAGTGCATCGTATTTTGGATTTTACCAATATGACTGTCTGCTCTTTGTCAATCAAAAACGAAAATCTAAATCAAGAGTATCTTAAATTTTTAGAAGAAATTGCACCATCAACGCCTTTAACATTAACGAACGATATTTCTACAATTATCTTTGAAACATTTTCTCTTTGTTTGAAATTTTCAACTCAAAAAAGCAATAGACTGTACCATTTACTTTTAAAGGACAGTTGTAATACATTGGTTGGGTTATTTATTTCTGCATTTTTAAATCAAAATATGCGTTTAAACAGTCTCTCAAGGTTTGAGATAATTGCAAAATCTTTCAATCAATTATTAGAAAAAAATTACTGTGTTCTCAAACGGTCAGCAGCGTATGCTAAACAATTAAATATTTCTACCCATTATTTGAATGAAAGTATAAAAAACATCACCGGCTTATCCGTTTCACAATGCATTCGCGAGAGAATCATTTTAGAAGCCAAGCGCTTGCTCTATCATTCTGATAAATCAGTAAAAGAAATTGCTTTTGAACTGGGTTATGATGATTATCCATATTTTTCAAGGCTTTTTACCAAGACTGTCGGGATGTCAGCTTTGGCTTTTCGAAACAAAAGGCACGATTAA
- a CDS encoding FAD-dependent monooxygenase codes for MPSWTKGRVALVGDAGYCASPAAGMGGSLAIIGATALADSFEKHKGNHASAFEAYNKDLRPFINEVQTNAIDTLDKLLPGTEEEVRLRNQNGFGHF; via the coding sequence ATGCCATCCTGGACAAAAGGCAGAGTTGCATTGGTAGGCGATGCCGGTTACTGCGCTTCACCGGCAGCAGGTATGGGTGGTTCATTAGCGATAATAGGTGCAACGGCGCTTGCAGATTCTTTTGAAAAACATAAGGGAAATCATGCATCGGCTTTTGAAGCATATAATAAAGACCTGCGGCCTTTCATAAATGAAGTACAAACAAATGCAATAGATACATTAGATAAATTGCTGCCCGGAACCGAAGAAGAAGTAAGATTGAGAAACCAAAATGGTTTTGGCCATTTTTAA
- a CDS encoding SDR family oxidoreductase, which translates to MNIVITGSLGNISKPLVTALITKGHSVTVISSNPEKQKEIEAIGAKAAIGSIEDINFLTATFAGANAVYCMIPFNFMEEDQTAYFKKIETNYVQAIKHNEIKKVVFLTGWAANEEDSPLLNQLTDRIVIELRPGSFYTNFYNDIKTIKEYGVLMAGYGDNDKIAFVSPNDIADAVFEELTTPFQGKTVRYVASEELTCNEAAKILGEAIGKPDLKWVALPEEQLLNGLLQSGFPQQLADDFVRMQMETHSGKTFENYLKNRPVLGKTKLKEFAKEFAKAYHQQ; encoded by the coding sequence ATGAATATCGTTATTACAGGCTCATTGGGCAACATCAGTAAACCACTTGTAACAGCATTGATTACAAAAGGGCATTCGGTAACCGTTATCAGTAGCAATCCCGAAAAACAAAAAGAAATTGAGGCAATTGGAGCAAAAGCGGCAATTGGTTCAATAGAGGATATTAATTTTCTAACAGCAACATTTGCAGGGGCAAACGCCGTATATTGCATGATACCTTTCAATTTTATGGAAGAAGACCAAACGGCTTATTTTAAAAAAATTGAAACCAATTATGTGCAGGCAATCAAGCATAACGAAATTAAGAAAGTTGTATTTTTAACTGGTTGGGCAGCTAACGAGGAAGATTCTCCTCTACTTAATCAGCTCACAGACAGAATAGTTATCGAATTGCGTCCCGGTTCTTTTTACACCAATTTTTACAATGATATTAAAACGATCAAAGAATACGGTGTGCTAATGGCAGGTTATGGCGATAATGATAAGATCGCTTTTGTTTCGCCAAATGATATTGCAGATGCGGTTTTTGAAGAACTGACTACGCCGTTTCAGGGAAAAACAGTCCGTTATGTGGCAAGCGAGGAGTTGACTTGTAATGAAGCAGCTAAAATTTTAGGCGAAGCCATTGGCAAGCCTGATCTGAAATGGGTAGCGTTACCGGAAGAGCAATTACTAAACGGCTTACTTCAATCAGGATTTCCACAACAGCTCGCAGATGATTTCGTAAGAATGCAGATGGAGACACACAGTGGAAAAACATTTGAAAATTATCTCAAAAACAGACCTGTCCTAGGTAAAACAAAATTGAAGGAATTTGCAAAGGAATTTGCAAAAGCATACCATCAACAATAA
- a CDS encoding helix-turn-helix domain-containing protein: MAHTKPQRIKSISEFHRVRGLPKPTHPLISVVTTDDFTKLPDEIAMNAVFDFYFIALKRMKGVKYKYGQLHYDFEDDGILFFMSPNQVLELEIVEEENPEKQSGWMLLIHPDFIWNTPLAKTIKQYDFFDYSVNEALLLSEREEITLNSIIQTIRQEYHSNIDKFSKQIIISHIETLLSYSERFYSRQFITREKANHQILERLEKLLTDYFNSDDLAIRGLPSVQYVSEALNVSPSYLGSLLREISGQNTQQHIHDKLIEKAKEKLSTTNLSVSEIAYKLGFEHSQSFSKLFKAKTNASPLEFRQSFN, from the coding sequence ATGGCACATACAAAACCGCAGAGAATAAAATCAATCAGTGAGTTTCATCGGGTAAGGGGTTTGCCTAAGCCAACACATCCCTTGATTAGCGTAGTTACAACGGACGATTTCACCAAATTGCCAGACGAAATCGCTATGAATGCCGTATTTGATTTTTATTTTATAGCGTTAAAACGTATGAAAGGTGTAAAATATAAATACGGACAACTGCATTACGATTTTGAAGATGACGGCATATTGTTCTTTATGTCGCCCAATCAGGTGCTCGAACTAGAAATTGTTGAGGAAGAGAATCCCGAAAAACAATCGGGTTGGATGCTGCTTATTCATCCGGATTTTATTTGGAATACACCACTTGCAAAAACAATTAAGCAATATGATTTTTTTGATTATTCGGTAAATGAAGCGTTGCTATTGTCAGAAAGAGAAGAAATAACACTAAACAGTATCATACAAACTATCAGGCAAGAGTATCATTCCAATATTGATAAGTTCAGCAAACAGATCATTATTTCGCACATTGAAACATTGCTCAGTTATTCGGAACGATTTTACAGCCGCCAGTTCATCACAAGGGAAAAAGCCAATCATCAAATTTTGGAACGTTTGGAAAAACTATTGACAGATTACTTTAACAGTGACGATTTGGCAATAAGGGGTCTACCATCTGTTCAATATGTTTCGGAAGCGCTGAATGTTTCGCCGAGTTACTTAGGCAGTTTACTGCGAGAGATATCCGGTCAAAACACACAGCAGCACATTCACGACAAATTGATAGAAAAAGCCAAGGAGAAATTATCTACTACAAACCTTTCAGTAAGCGAAATTGCCTACAAGTTGGGATTTGAACATTCACAATCGTTCAGTAAACTTTTTAAGGCAAAAACTAATGCTTCGCCTTTGGAATTTAGGCAATCGTTTAACTGA
- a CDS encoding DUF2798 domain-containing protein — MIMGNSNKDRRYRIISTFFVVLPTTFVMSVLPSFTAEILSENWIGDLFKSWFFSLPIVYTCVLLLLPFANKITSKILDRKVHL, encoded by the coding sequence ATGATAATGGGAAATTCTAATAAAGATAGACGATACAGAATAATTAGCACCTTTTTTGTAGTTCTGCCCACCACTTTTGTAATGTCAGTTTTACCAAGTTTTACTGCAGAGATTTTATCTGAAAATTGGATCGGTGATCTTTTTAAATCTTGGTTTTTTTCATTGCCTATCGTTTACACTTGTGTACTGCTCCTATTGCCATTTGCTAATAAAATTACGAGCAAAATTTTAGATAGAAAAGTACATCTATAA
- a CDS encoding nuclear transport factor 2 family protein, whose amino-acid sequence MELSIRDKAETIQNSIETETLAEIGLISPTSYKQHNPNVATGLQAILGLHDQMPIDKVYTNVVRKFQDADYGFVHVDYFLFEPTVAFDIHRFENGISVEHWDNLQTNPKKLNKSGRTMTDGKTKAKDHHKTEANKALAKDFVQNILINGQIELVSNYFGGDELIQHNPHMGDGVQEFLNTMEQWKKEGQPQIYNKIHKVLGEGNFVLVLSEGTFKGEHVAFYDLYRIEEDKIVEHWDVVETIPEPGKRKNDNGKF is encoded by the coding sequence ATGGAATTATCAATTAGAGACAAGGCTGAAACTATACAAAATAGCATTGAAACTGAAACTTTGGCAGAAATAGGCTTGATCAGTCCTACTTCCTATAAACAACATAATCCAAATGTAGCAACGGGCTTACAAGCAATCTTAGGCTTGCATGATCAAATGCCGATAGATAAAGTTTACACCAATGTCGTCCGTAAGTTTCAAGATGCAGATTATGGATTTGTTCACGTAGACTATTTCCTTTTCGAACCAACCGTCGCTTTTGATATACACAGGTTTGAAAACGGAATAAGTGTTGAACATTGGGATAATCTTCAAACGAATCCAAAAAAACTGAATAAAAGCGGCAGGACAATGACCGACGGAAAGACCAAGGCAAAAGATCATCATAAAACGGAGGCTAACAAAGCACTTGCTAAAGACTTTGTTCAAAACATTCTTATTAATGGGCAAATCGAGTTGGTGTCAAATTATTTCGGTGGAGACGAATTAATACAACATAATCCACACATGGGCGACGGTGTGCAAGAGTTTTTAAATACTATGGAACAGTGGAAAAAGGAAGGACAACCTCAAATCTATAACAAAATACATAAAGTGCTTGGAGAGGGAAATTTTGTACTGGTATTAAGTGAAGGTACTTTTAAAGGAGAACACGTTGCTTTCTATGATCTCTATAGAATTGAAGAAGATAAAATTGTAGAACATTGGGACGTTGTTGAAACGATACCTGAACCTGGAAAACGAAAAAATGATAATGGGAAATTCTAA
- a CDS encoding winged helix-turn-helix transcriptional regulator, with protein sequence MYEKKIPKDFSCGISITFEIIGGKWKPCLIDSINLGIRRPSDLAKKHPLASKRVLNLQLKELEAYGVVRKVIYPVVPPKVEYFLTEVGESLLPLVDMMENWGSDFMNDFYQRQENIHSETILIGT encoded by the coding sequence ATGTACGAAAAAAAAATACCGAAAGATTTTAGTTGTGGCATCAGTATTACTTTTGAGATTATAGGAGGTAAATGGAAACCCTGCTTAATTGATTCAATCAACCTAGGAATACGAAGACCGAGTGATTTAGCAAAGAAACATCCACTTGCGAGCAAAAGAGTTTTGAACTTACAACTAAAAGAATTGGAGGCGTATGGCGTTGTTAGAAAAGTTATTTATCCGGTAGTTCCGCCTAAGGTTGAATATTTTTTAACCGAAGTAGGTGAATCTCTTTTACCCCTTGTTGATATGATGGAAAATTGGGGAAGTGATTTTATGAATGATTTTTACCAGAGACAAGAAAATATACATTCTGAAACTATTCTTATAGGAACATGA
- a CDS encoding Crp/Fnr family transcriptional regulator, whose product MNKAKKNTEKWSMLSHLFKQIEIPAKTILLEEGEISKKMFFVEKGCLRTWINDNGKDITTQFFFEGSGVSSIESFMTNKPSLYSIETIEPCVLQTVTKKEFQEALMSFPDIKDNIVEHLFQRLLQSQNLFFSYLKNSPQKRYEELMKQHPYIIQRIPQHYIASYLGITSVSLSRIRNRL is encoded by the coding sequence GTGAACAAAGCAAAAAAAAATACCGAAAAGTGGAGTATGCTTAGTCATCTTTTTAAACAAATAGAGATTCCTGCTAAAACTATTCTTCTTGAAGAAGGTGAAATTTCCAAAAAAATGTTTTTTGTAGAAAAAGGTTGTTTACGAACCTGGATTAATGATAATGGGAAAGATATCACAACCCAGTTTTTCTTTGAAGGTAGTGGCGTATCGTCTATTGAAAGTTTTATGACAAACAAACCTAGTCTATATAGTATAGAAACAATTGAGCCCTGTGTTCTGCAAACTGTTACTAAGAAAGAATTTCAAGAAGCATTAATGAGTTTTCCGGATATTAAAGATAATATAGTTGAACATTTATTTCAACGGCTTCTACAAAGTCAAAATCTTTTCTTTTCCTATTTAAAAAATTCACCTCAAAAACGTTATGAAGAACTTATGAAGCAACATCCATATATTATTCAACGTATTCCGCAGCATTATATCGCATCCTATTTAGGTATAACTTCTGTTTCACTAAGCAGGATACGCAACAGATTATAA